The Romeriopsis navalis LEGE 11480 genome segment GGCTTTAGTCGTTTTGACGATCGTGGCTTGGATACTCAAGTGGGGTTGGCGCTTCCGGCTTGTGGGGGTGACCAGCTTTACGTTCGTGGTGGCAGCGAGTGTGTTTGCCTTGAGTTTAAGTTTTACGCCGCGGGTCGTGGTGCCCGGTACGGTGCGCTATGCACGGGTATTTGACCGACAGTCTGATCAAGCCGTGATCGCGGTGCCGGCGACGGTGACCGAGGCGCAACTAGAGGCGACCCTGCGCCAAGCGGCGATTGACCTATCTACGGCCAGCCGGACTTCACCCGATGGCATGCTGACGATTCGCGCTCGGACAGTGGTTCATACCCAACCCGGGTTATCTTTACCGCTATATCTGGGTCAGGTGCAGCGATCGTTAGAGACCCGTGGTGATGCCGATATGCAGATTGATCTATACCCCGATAACTTGGCCCTCTTACCCAAAGTGGCGGATGCGTAATCTGGCTTTGGCCTGGTGGTTGTGTAATTGCCTCAATGGTTGATTCGCCCTTTAATATGGTCGC includes the following:
- a CDS encoding Ycf51 family protein → MTFSPADLQTYALWIAYAGAALVVLTIVAWILKWGWRFRLVGVTSFTFVVAASVFALSLSFTPRVVVPGTVRYARVFDRQSDQAVIAVPATVTEAQLEATLRQAAIDLSTASRTSPDGMLTIRARTVVHTQPGLSLPLYLGQVQRSLETRGDADMQIDLYPDNLALLPKVADA